CGGGACGTACCCCCGGGAGCGCCGCAGCAGATGCGGGACTTTCTGAATTACCTGCAGCAGGGAATCGTCACAGCGTTTATGAATTGGCCGGTTATGGGTCAGAAAAAAATCTGCCACCGTTCCTAAATCACGCAATGCTTCCTGGGTGTCTTTGGCCAGGGGCAGGCCGGTTTCATTACCGCTGGTCATCACCAGCATCTCCAAGTCCTGATCAAAGAGTAGATGGTGCAGCGGTGTGTAGGGCAGCATCACGCCCAGTGTGCCTGCCTTGGGAGCCAGGCCTTTTGGCAAAATAGAGCCGGGCCGGCGCCTGAGCACCACAATGGGAGCTTCCGGGGAGTCCAGAAGCTCTGCTTCTTTTTCATCTACAGAACAATAACGGCGCACCAGGGCTTCATCGCGGCACATCACCGCAAAGGGCCTAGCCGGCCGTCCTTTACGGTACCGCAAGGTTTGAACAGCTTCCGGGTTTTTTGCATCACAGGCCAGGTGAAATCCACCCAGGCCTTTAACGGCCAAAATATGTCCCGCTTTTAGCAGAGCAAGGGTCTTCTCCCGCCAGTGTCCCGGCACCGTTTCTCCCTTGCTGTCACAGAGCGCAGCCTGAGGTCCGCACTGCGGGCAGGCGTTGGGCTGGGCGTGAAACCGCCGGTTTAGAGGATTATGATATTCCTCTTCACATTCCTCACACATGGCAAAGCCGGACATGGTGGTCTCTTTACGGTCGTAAGGTACGCCCTGAATAATTGTATAGCGCGGCCCGCAATCGGTGCAGTTGGTAAAAGGATACTGGTGGCGCCGGTTGTGTGGTGACAGGATATCTTCCCGGCAACTGGGGCAGACTGCCACATCGGCGGGGATGCGGGGCACACCGTCACCTTCAGAGCCGCTCTCCCGAATGATGAACTTATGGTCACCGGCAGTATCAATGACGGTACAGCGGATATCATTGATGCGGGCCAGCCGCAGCGAACATTGTTTCAGTTCCGCAAGAAACTGATCCACGCTTAAAGCAGAACCTTCAACCTCCATCACCACGCCTTGTCTGTTATTGAGAACCCATCCTTTTAGAGAGCGCTTCACCGCTTCACGATATATATAGGGACGAAACCCTACGCCCTGTACCACACCGCTGACTTCAACGCGCAGGCGCATCCGCTGCGCTTTACCGGGCCCGGGCAGATTCACAGCCATGGGTTTCGCCTCTCTTCTTTTCTACAAGTTGTCTTACCCAGTCCAGCCAGGAAACAAAACCATCGCCTTTTATGGCCGACAGTTCCAATACCGGAGCCTTTTGATTTAAGGAATGCAGCACATCTCTTACCTCCGGCAGGTTAAACGGCACATAGGGAAGCAGATCTGTTTTGCTTAAAAGAATAACATCCGCTTCTCTAAATACCTGCGGGTATTTTTCCGGTTTATCGTCTCCCTCTGTTACGCTGAGGACCACCGCCGTGGCATCCTCACCCAGGTCAAAACCGGCGGGGCAAACCAGGTTCCCCACATTTTCAATAATTAATAAGTCCAGTTGGGAAAGGGGCAAATCGCTGACCACGCCGCCAATCATGGGCGCATCCAGATGACACCCTCCCTCGGTGTTAATCTGTACCACCTGTATGTTACTTTGGGCCAGTCGCTCTGCATCCCGGGCCGTATAAAGGTCACCTTCAATGACGGCGATGCGCAGATCAGTGCTTAACTTAGGCAGGCTTTCTTCCAGCAGGGTGGTCTTGCCTGCGCCGGGGCTGCCCAGAATGTTTAGAACACAAACGCCGTGCCGCTTAAAAAGAGAACGGAGCTCGGCGGCCTCCGATTTGTTTTTGGCCCGTAAATCCCGGGCCAGTTTTACTTTAACAACTGTGTTCGCCATGGGCCTGTTCCCCCTCGTACTCCACGATTTCCAGCTGATTGCCCTCTTTTTTAATAATCTCCAGGGCAGCATCGTGTAAAATGGTTTGCTGTTTAGCCAAATCAAAGCAAAACTGCAGTGAATCCGGCTGAACATGCGAAAGACTGCCAATTGTCAGTGTAACAGAATTTACTTTTTCGATACCGCGCTCACAGGCGTCCCGGCTGACCTGTTCAATAACTTCGGATATCAGGGACAATTCATGCAAAATATCAGCTCCTTACACAGATAAGCCTTCCTGGGAGAGCAAATCCATGACCCTTTGAACCGCTTCGGCCACCGCATCCTGTACCGGCAAAGACATGCTCTTTCCCGGGCCAAGATTTACCGGGTCAATTTCAATGCCCACAAATTCAATTTGTTTGGGAAGCCGCTCCGGATGCAGCACCATCCCCAAAGATAATGTTTCCGCCACAGAAAAGCCGTGCAAAGAAGAACACGGCCTGGCCGTATCCAGGGCATCTAAGTGAAACGACAGTACGCTGCCCACTTCACCCTCAGACATCACCGCATCCACAATAATAGCTTTGTCAAAGCCTGCCAAAATATCCAACAAGCCCACCCCCGGCATCCCTGCCTCCACCAGCTCTACCCCTTCCGGCAGTTTAACCTCCTTAAGAGCAGCGGCCACGGCAAGGCCTGCGGTATCATCACCGCAAAGGCCGTTGCCGCAGCCCACTATCACTGTTTTAGCAGTCATTATCTGTTAATCCTCAGTTTCAGGAAATGAACGGAGCAGGAAAAACAGGGGTCGTAATTGCGGATGTACATCTCACATTTTAAGGTCAGCTCTTCATCGGAGAGATCCAGATGCTCCGGGATAAAGCGCCGTAAACCTTCTTCCATGTTCTTCACATTCCTGGATGTGGGGGCCACAATATCCGCCTCTTCCACCACTCCCAGTTCGTTAAAGCAGTAACTGTGAGATAAAATACCCCGCGGCGCTTCAGTGATGGCAGCCCCACAGCCGGGACGCACAATGTAGCCGTTTTTCTCCGGTACCGGCTTACCCAAAGCGTCAATTATCTCCAAAGACTCTTCTATGCTGTGGACCAACTCCGCTACCCTGGCATCCACACTGTGGAAGGGGTTTTTGGAGGGGAAGCTGACACCGGTCAAAGCGGCAGCTTCTTTGGCCTTGCCCGAGAGCCGGTCAAAATTAAGGTTCACCCGCGCCAGCGGACCCACCAGAAACGAATTTCCGGACAAAGAGGAGTGCAGCGCATGGGAAGGACTCACATGTGCTTCATGCAGGAATTCCCGGTAATCCGCCGGGTCAATATCCAGGCCGTTGTCGGAGACCAGCCGGCCGCCGTTTACCGCATATTCCTTCTTATCTGAGAGCGCCACCGAGGTAAAATCCCAAGACATGTCAGGAACAGAAAGCCCGCCCACCAGCTTTGCCGCTGCCATACCGCCCTCCAGAGCCGCTTCCAGTCTTTCTGCAGCCTGCTTCAGTGCTTCCTGGGAAGGAAGATCGGAAAAACCACCCACCCGCGGTGTAACGGGATGGACTTCCCGTCCACCGATTAAGGCGGTGATGTCATTGCCCAGCCGCTTTAAGTCCAGAGCCAGCTTTACTTCATCGGGAAAATCTTCGGCCATGGAAATGACACTCTCATAACCGAGAAAGTCGGGCGCAGCCAGCATAAAGACATGTAAGACATGACTCTGGATAAACTGGCTTAGGGCAAACAATTTACGCAACAGCCTGGTCTGCTCACTGACCTCCACATCAAAGGCATGTTCAATGGCATTGATGGAGGTCATTTGGTACGACACCGGACAAATGCCGCAGATGCGGGCGGTGATATCCGGGAGTTCCCGGTATTTCCTGCCCACAAGGAAGTTCTGAAAAAACCGCGGCGGTTCAAAGACATTTAGCTTAAGGCTTTCTATGGTGCCGTTAACCAGATTTACATCCAGCGCCGCTTCCCCTTCCAGCCTGCTGATATAATCCACTTTAATGGAGCGATTGGTCATCGGGATCCCTCCCTTTTGCGCAAGTCCATATCCAACCCGGCATACTTCTGGAAATTCCGGTCAATATCTGCCTTTTGCAGGCCCAGCTCGGCAAACATCTCCCTAAGCGATGCTGCGTTGGCCTCGCTGGATGGGCCATGGCAGCCTGTGCAGGCAGTGCTCCTGGCGGGACAAAGCGCTCCGCAGCCTGCCCGTGTAACCGGACCCATACAAGGGGTTTTCTCACTGACGGTGAGACAGACGTTTTCCGAGAGCTTGCACTCCACGCAGACACAATGGGGACGGATGCGCGGTGTTACGCCAAGCAGAGCGCTTTTTACAAACTCCACCAACTCATTTTTATTAATGGGACAGCCGCTAAGTTTGGCGTCGATATCCACATACTCATCAACGGGATAGGACTTTAAAGAACTAACTTCAGCGGGATGTTCATATACCCGGGCCTCCACCTCCCGCTGCGGTGTGCCGTTATTCAGTGACTGCAGCCCGCCATGACAGGCGCAGGCTCCGATTGCCACCAGCAACCCGCAGTCTCGCCGGGCCTGCTTCAGGCGCTCGATATCCTCCGGATTAACGATAGATCCTTCCACAAAACCGATATCATAGGGTCCGGGCTTATTCTCCCGCCGGGCCATAACAAAATGGGTGAGGTCCACCAACCCCAGCAAATCAAGGAGGACAGGTTCCAGGTTTAAAAACTCCAACTGGCAGCCGGAGCATGAGGCAAACTTAAAAATCGCTACTTTCGGCAATTCAGCCATAATTACACCCTCCCCAGCGCACCGACTATTTTTGCCGGTTGATTTGCCACAGCACTGTATGGGAAAACAGGGCCGTCCTGACAGACAAAACTGGTCCCAACCTGACAGCGGCCGCATTTTTTTATCCCGCAGTGCATCTTGCGTTCCAGGGAAACAAAGGTCTGTGACGGGTCAAAACCCCTTTGCTGCAGCCCACTTGCCACATACTTCATCATGATTTCCGGACCGCAGGTCATCACCACCGTGTCTTTTGGAGTACTGTCCATCATCTCAAACAGCTTGGTAACAACCCCGGTACCGTGAGCCCAGTCGGCATGTTCCGAAGAATCATCCACCGTTAAATGTACAGTAAAATCTTTGCTCCAATCGTCAAAATAACGGGTAAAAAGCATTTCCCCCGGATTCTTGGCACCATAGAGCAACTCCACTTTACCATAATCCCCGCGATTTCTGAGAATCTCATAAATGGCAGGGCGCAGGGGAGCCAGACCGATGCCGCCGGCCACAATCAGTACATCTTTACCCCTGGCTTCATCCATTGGCCACCCGGTACCGTAAGGGCCACGGATACCAATCAGGTCTCCCTTCTTTAAGCGGGAAAACATCTTCGTAAGACTGCCCACATGGCGGATGGTATGGGTAAAGGTATCCGGTGAGCAACCGTCGGAGCTGATAGAAATGGGAGCCTCTCCCACACCAAACATGCTTAGCATGTTAAACTGGCCGGGCTGAAAAGCAAAATCCCCTTTCTTCTCCTCTTCAGTAAACTGCAGAGTGAAAGTGGACGTGTCGGCGTTTTCTGCAACCACATCCAACACAACAGCAGAATGAGGAATTAACGGATTGGCCAAGTTACTCACCTCCCAGAGTAGCCGCTACATCTGTTAAATCAATATCCACCACACAGGAATGGATACAACGTCCGCAGCCCACACAACCGGTTTTATTAAACTGCTGCTGCTGATACAGCAGCTTATGGTAAATGCGCCACTGGGCCCGTGCCTCCCTGTCCTTGCGGAAGTTATGCCCCAGGGCAACCTGGGAGAACTCCATCAGCTTACAGGAATCCCATTCCCGCTGCCGCACACCGCTGCTTAAATTCAAATCCAGCTTGTCATAGACGTTGTAGCAAAAACAGGTGGGACAAACCATGGTACACGTACCACATCCCAAACACCGCTGGCGCAGTTCTTCCCAGACAGGGTGCTCCGTATTGGTTTCCAATAACTCATCCAGGTTACGGGTCAGAATATGTTTTGGCAGGCGGCGGCTGGCTGTCCCCAACCGTTCTTCTTTTTCATCCAACATATAACCCGGCGCCTCCGAAAGCATGCCCATATCACTTAACAGCTCCGCCCCGTCATCACTGCCCACCTCTATCAGATACTGGTCATCCAATTTGGTTAATAGCAGGTCATACCCCCTGGAGAGACCGGGACCGGTCTGCAGGTAATAACAGAAGCCACTGCGGCATGGTGTTACACAGTTTTCAGCAACAATTAACGTGTTTTGCCGGGTCTCGCAATAAATGGGGTCGGACATTTCTCCGCAAAAGACCTCATCCAACACGAAGAAGGAGTGGACGTCACAGGGACGCACCCCAAACAGTACTTTCTTCCCCTTATCTGCAGAATCATCTGTAAAACAGATCTTTTCACCCTGCAGACTGGTACACTGACCCTTACTTTCCTGCACCTGCTGTTTTTCAAAAGAAAAAATTGTTTCCACAGGCTGCTGCAGAGTTTTTTTCGGCGGCAAAATAGTGGGCTGATACTCCTCTGCCAACTCATCCCCACTGCCAATATTCCTGAACACAAACTCGTTCCCCTTAGCTACCGGCGCCACAACCGGGAACTGTTTAATCATTGAGTCCACAAAATCCCCCATGGCAGCAGCCGGCATACGGACAGGCCCCGTCACCACATTCCCTTTTTGCCTATCCAAAACTCCCATCCCTCCTTATTTGAATTTTCTAAATATTTAGATTATTGTAAGCCTTTTGCTACTTTTTGTCAATAGGCTATAGGTTTAATCGTCTTGTAACGGGCACCGATCACATGCGCTTTTCTTTTTCGCTTAGTAAAAATTTTCAATGCCTGAAATTTTTACTCCGTATCTGGTGCAAAATCTAAATCAAACTAAAAAGACCATCCATTACAAGTTTAGCAGGAGGTCAGCATAATGCAGGCAAAACAAATATCTTTAATTGCAGTTATTCTTATCTTACTTCATCATCCAGTGGCTAATGCCCAAACGAAACAGGTTAACCCGGACCATAACAGCAGTGTAGTTGAAATAGTACAACAATCAGTTGACACTGCTGTTGATTATCTATTTTCTCAGCAAGCAAACATTATAACTTTAACTGAATTAAAAGAAAACGTAGTAGAATCGGAAAACGAAGACATCAATCAAACAAAAGAAAAACAGGAAACTGACAGCAAAGAAACCTCTGAATCTGAATCACAAGCATCAGCTGATGAGCAAGAAGACCCTGAAGAAATTGTAGACGAACAGTCGACGGAAGCGCCCCCTGAAATGGTAGAGCCAGCACCCGCTCCGACTCCCGCTGATAACACAGCTAAGGAAGAAACTCCTGATAACACGGAAAGTACCTGTATCCATACCCGGAATTATAGTTACAACGAAAATGGTGTAAACATAGAGATAAGACATGTTGAGAAATCCCATAACCGCATTTGGATTGCCACTGTAAAACTTGTTGATCCAACGAAGCTTAGAGTTGCCTTTGCGCACGATGAGTATGGTGCTCCAAGAAAGCCCGTATCAAAAATTGCTAACAGCAATAACGCCATCTTAGCAATCAATGCCTCAGGCTTTAGTGGCAATGTCCCCTTTTCCCCTGTTGTCCGCGAGGGCGAAGTTTATAGTATGGATATCAATCATACTCCCATGGGCATAACTGCCTGTGGTATGTTGATGGATTCAGGAAAGCGGGGAGTAGAACAGATGATTGAGGACGGCGCCCATCAAGTGATTACCTTTCGCCCCGTATTAGTCAGAAACGGCCAAATGACCAGCACAGCCCAAAACAACAATACCATTCACCCCAGAACCGCCATTGGACAAAAAGAAAACGGCGACCTCATCTTTATAGTGGTGGATGGTCGTCGCAATAACTGGTCA
This region of Dethiobacter alkaliphilus AHT 1 genomic DNA includes:
- the hypF gene encoding carbamoyltransferase HypF, which encodes MAVNLPGPGKAQRMRLRVEVSGVVQGVGFRPYIYREAVKRSLKGWVLNNRQGVVMEVEGSALSVDQFLAELKQCSLRLARINDIRCTVIDTAGDHKFIIRESGSEGDGVPRIPADVAVCPSCREDILSPHNRRHQYPFTNCTDCGPRYTIIQGVPYDRKETTMSGFAMCEECEEEYHNPLNRRFHAQPNACPQCGPQAALCDSKGETVPGHWREKTLALLKAGHILAVKGLGGFHLACDAKNPEAVQTLRYRKGRPARPFAVMCRDEALVRRYCSVDEKEAELLDSPEAPIVVLRRRPGSILPKGLAPKAGTLGVMLPYTPLHHLLFDQDLEMLVMTSGNETGLPLAKDTQEALRDLGTVADFFLTHNRPIHKRCDDSLLQVIQKVPHLLRRSRGYVPASIPVPVPNNSAQVFAAGGDLKNSFCFLKDGHAYPGPHIGDLAYAETRRVHLEAAGELAEMLQVEPTIVAFDCHPGYHSAALAAKKPGTHETVWHHHAHLASCMGENYLTGPVIGVICDGTGYGRDGTIWGGEVLSGDYLDFEREFHLEPVPLPGGEAAVRHPWRMAVSWLWQSTGEEGVTLAKALFADKEREIDLLSTMLKRKVNSPMASSCGRLYDAAAALLGICRENTYDGQAPMELAEAALGHERGTYPFTIEGKTISCSTLMHSLAEDFLRGKDAGMIAAAFEATIVEMFAAAVERVRQKNGLDRVVLSGGSFQNPYLLTALRTRLQAAGFQVYTQRQVPANDGGLALGQALVAAWRRTV
- the hypB gene encoding hydrogenase nickel incorporation protein HypB, giving the protein MANTVVKVKLARDLRAKNKSEAAELRSLFKRHGVCVLNILGSPGAGKTTLLEESLPKLSTDLRIAVIEGDLYTARDAERLAQSNIQVVQINTEGGCHLDAPMIGGVVSDLPLSQLDLLIIENVGNLVCPAGFDLGEDATAVVLSVTEGDDKPEKYPQVFREADVILLSKTDLLPYVPFNLPEVRDVLHSLNQKAPVLELSAIKGDGFVSWLDWVRQLVEKKRGETHGCESARAR
- a CDS encoding hydrogenase maturation nickel metallochaperone HypA/HybF; this encodes MHELSLISEVIEQVSRDACERGIEKVNSVTLTIGSLSHVQPDSLQFCFDLAKQQTILHDAALEIIKKEGNQLEIVEYEGEQAHGEHSC
- a CDS encoding hydrogenase maturation protease, which codes for MTAKTVIVGCGNGLCGDDTAGLAVAAALKEVKLPEGVELVEAGMPGVGLLDILAGFDKAIIVDAVMSEGEVGSVLSFHLDALDTARPCSSLHGFSVAETLSLGMVLHPERLPKQIEFVGIEIDPVNLGPGKSMSLPVQDAVAEAVQRVMDLLSQEGLSV
- a CDS encoding Ni/Fe hydrogenase subunit alpha is translated as MTNRSIKVDYISRLEGEAALDVNLVNGTIESLKLNVFEPPRFFQNFLVGRKYRELPDITARICGICPVSYQMTSINAIEHAFDVEVSEQTRLLRKLFALSQFIQSHVLHVFMLAAPDFLGYESVISMAEDFPDEVKLALDLKRLGNDITALIGGREVHPVTPRVGGFSDLPSQEALKQAAERLEAALEGGMAAAKLVGGLSVPDMSWDFTSVALSDKKEYAVNGGRLVSDNGLDIDPADYREFLHEAHVSPSHALHSSLSGNSFLVGPLARVNLNFDRLSGKAKEAAALTGVSFPSKNPFHSVDARVAELVHSIEESLEIIDALGKPVPEKNGYIVRPGCGAAITEAPRGILSHSYCFNELGVVEEADIVAPTSRNVKNMEEGLRRFIPEHLDLSDEELTLKCEMYIRNYDPCFSCSVHFLKLRINR
- a CDS encoding NADH-quinone oxidoreductase subunit B family protein, with amino-acid sequence MAELPKVAIFKFASCSGCQLEFLNLEPVLLDLLGLVDLTHFVMARRENKPGPYDIGFVEGSIVNPEDIERLKQARRDCGLLVAIGACACHGGLQSLNNGTPQREVEARVYEHPAEVSSLKSYPVDEYVDIDAKLSGCPINKNELVEFVKSALLGVTPRIRPHCVCVECKLSENVCLTVSEKTPCMGPVTRAGCGALCPARSTACTGCHGPSSEANAASLREMFAELGLQKADIDRNFQKYAGLDMDLRKREGSR
- a CDS encoding FAD/NAD(P)-binding protein; translated protein: MANPLIPHSAVVLDVVAENADTSTFTLQFTEEEKKGDFAFQPGQFNMLSMFGVGEAPISISSDGCSPDTFTHTIRHVGSLTKMFSRLKKGDLIGIRGPYGTGWPMDEARGKDVLIVAGGIGLAPLRPAIYEILRNRGDYGKVELLYGAKNPGEMLFTRYFDDWSKDFTVHLTVDDSSEHADWAHGTGVVTKLFEMMDSTPKDTVVMTCGPEIMMKYVASGLQQRGFDPSQTFVSLERKMHCGIKKCGRCQVGTSFVCQDGPVFPYSAVANQPAKIVGALGRV
- a CDS encoding 4Fe-4S dicluster domain-containing protein, with the protein product MDRQKGNVVTGPVRMPAAAMGDFVDSMIKQFPVVAPVAKGNEFVFRNIGSGDELAEEYQPTILPPKKTLQQPVETIFSFEKQQVQESKGQCTSLQGEKICFTDDSADKGKKVLFGVRPCDVHSFFVLDEVFCGEMSDPIYCETRQNTLIVAENCVTPCRSGFCYYLQTGPGLSRGYDLLLTKLDDQYLIEVGSDDGAELLSDMGMLSEAPGYMLDEKEERLGTASRRLPKHILTRNLDELLETNTEHPVWEELRQRCLGCGTCTMVCPTCFCYNVYDKLDLNLSSGVRQREWDSCKLMEFSQVALGHNFRKDREARAQWRIYHKLLYQQQQFNKTGCVGCGRCIHSCVVDIDLTDVAATLGGE
- a CDS encoding phosphodiester glycosidase family protein encodes the protein MQAKQISLIAVILILLHHPVANAQTKQVNPDHNSSVVEIVQQSVDTAVDYLFSQQANIITLTELKENVVESENEDINQTKEKQETDSKETSESESQASADEQEDPEEIVDEQSTEAPPEMVEPAPAPTPADNTAKEETPDNTESTCIHTRNYSYNENGVNIEIRHVEKSHNRIWIATVKLVDPTKLRVAFAHDEYGAPRKPVSKIANSNNAILAINASGFSGNVPFSPVVREGEVYSMDINHTPMGITACGMLMDSGKRGVEQMIEDGAHQVITFRPVLVRNGQMTSTAQNNNTIHPRTAIGQKENGDLIFIVVDGRRNNWSTGINLGDLAQIFIDEGAAWAYNLDGGGSTTLYFNGKVLNKPSDGRERPVPDIIYIAK